One part of the Solea solea chromosome 16, fSolSol10.1, whole genome shotgun sequence genome encodes these proteins:
- the LOC131476054 gene encoding tubulin beta-4B chain-like, with protein MREIVHLQAGQCGNQIGAKFWEVISDEHGIDPSGTYHGDNDLQLERINVYFNEAAGGKYVPRAVLFDLEPGTMDSVRSGPFGQIFRPDSFVFGQTGAGNNWARGHYTEGAELVDSVLDVVRKESENCDCLQGFQLTHSLGGGTGSGMGTLLISKIREEYPDRIMNTFSVVPSPKVSDTVVEPYNATLSVHQLVENTDETFCIDNEALYDICFRTLKLTTPCYSDLNHLVSSTMSGVTTCLRFPGQLNADLRKLAVNMVPFPRLHFFMPGFAPLTSRGSQQYRALTVPELTQQMFDAKNMMAACDPRHGRYLTVAAIFRGRLSMKEVDEQMLNVQNKNSSYFVEWIPNNVKTAVCDIPPRGLKMSATFIGNSTAIQELFRRISEQFTAMFRRKAFLHWYTGEGMDEMEFTEAESNMNDLISEYQQYQDATAEEEGEFDEEGEEEMD; from the coding sequence ATGAGGGAAATCGTACACCTGCAGGCAGGCCAGTGTGGCAACCAAATTGGAGCTAAGTTCTGGGAGGTAATAAGTGACGAACATGGCATTGACCCCTCTGGGACATACCACGGGGACAACGATCTGCAACTTGAGCGAATAAATGTGTACTTCAACGAGGCAGCAGGTGGGAAGTATGTTCCTCGTGCAGTGCTTTTTGACTTGGAGCCAGGGACGATGGACTCTGTGAGGTCCGGTCCATTTGGCCAGATCTTTAGACCAGACAGTTTCGTCTTTGGCCAGACTGGAGCAGGTAACAACTGGGCTAGAGGTCACTACACAGAGGGAGCTGAGCTGGTGGACTCTGTCTTGGATGTGGTGAGGAAGGAGTCAGAGAACTGCGACTGCCTCCAGGGCTTCCAGCTCACACACTCGCTGGGCGGAGGCACTGGCTCTGGCATGGGCACACTGCTCATCAGCAAAATCCGAGAGGAGTATCCAGATCGCATCATGAACACTTTCAGTGTGGTTCCTTCACCCAAGGTCTCAGACACAGTAGTGGAGCCTTACAATGCCACCCTGTCTGTCCACCAACTGGTCGAGAACACAGATGAGACCTTCTGCATTGATAATGAGGCCCTGTATGACATCTGCTTCCGCACACTCAAGCTCACCACACCCTGCTACAGTGACCTCAATCATCTTGTCTCAAGCACCATGAGTGGTGTGACCACCTGCCTGCGCTTCCCTGGACAGCTCAATGCTGATCTGAGGAAACTGGCCGTTAACATGGTTCCCTTCCCCAGACTGCACTTCTTCATGCCAGGCTTTGCCCCCCTGACCAGTCGGGGCAGCCAGCAGTACAGAGCATTGACAGTGCCTGAACTCACTCAGCAGATGTTTGATGCCAAGAATATGATGGCTGCTTGTGACCCACGTCATGGGCGCTACCTCACAGTAGCAGCCATCTTCAGAGGCCGTCTTTCCATGAAGGAGGTGGACGAACAGATGTTGAACGTGCAGAACAAGAACAGCAGCTACTTTGTGGAGTGGATCCCCAACAACGTTAAGACGGCGGTCTGTGACATCCCTCCCCGtggcctcaaaatgtccgccaCCTTCATTGGCAACAGCACAGCCATTCAAGAACTGTTCAGACGCATCTCAGAGCAGTTCACCGCCATGTTCCGCCGCAAGGCCTTCCTCCACTGGTACACAGGCGAGGGTATGGATGAGATGGAGTTCACTGAGGCTGAGAGCAACATGAACGACCTGATTTCTGAGTACCAGCAGTACCAGGACGCAACTGCTGAGGAAGAGGGCGAGTTTGATGAGGAAGGTGAAGAGGAGATGGATTAA
- the LOC131475994 gene encoding tubulin beta-4B chain-like translates to MREIVHLQAGQCGNQIGAKFWEVISDEHGIDPSGTYHGDNDLQLERINVYFNEAAAGKYVPRAVLFDLEPGTMDSVRSSPYGQIFRPDSFVFGQTGAGNNWARGHYTEGAELVDSVLDVVRKESESCDCLQGFQLTHSLGGGTGSGMGTLLVSKIREEYPDRIMNTFSVVPSPKVSDTVVEPYNATLSVHQLVENTDETFCIDNEALYDICFRTLKLTTPCYSDLNHLVSSTMSGVTTCLRFPGQLNADLRKLAVNMVPFPRLHFFMPGFAPLTSRGSQQYRALTVPELTQQMFDAKNMMAACDPRHGRYLTVAAIFRGRLSMKEVDEQMLNIQNKNNSYFVEWIPNNVKTAVCDIPPRGLKMSATFIGNSTAIQELFRRISEQFTAMFRRKAFLHWYTGEGMDEMEFTEAESNMNDLISEYQQYQDATAEEGGEFEEEGEEEQE, encoded by the coding sequence ATGAGGGAAATCGTACACCTGCAGGCAGGCCAGTGTGGCAACCAAATTGGAGCAAAGTTCTGGGAGGTGATAAGTGACGAACATGGCATTGACCCCTCTGGGACGTACCACGGGGACAACGACCTGCAGCTAGAGCGAATAAATGTGTACTTCAACGAGGCAGCAGCTGGTAAGTATGTTCCTCGTGCAGTGCTTTTTGACTTGGAGCCAGGGACGATGGACTCTGTGAGGTCTAGTCCATATGGCCAAATCTTCAGACCAGACAGTTTTGTCTTTGGCCAGACCGGAGCAGGTAACAACTGGGCTAGAGGTCACTACACAGAGGGAGCTGAGCTGGTGGACTCTGTCTTGGATGTGGTGAGGAAGGAGTCAGAGAGCTGCGACTGCCTCCAGGGCTTTCAGCTCACACACTCGCTGGGCGGAGGCACTGGCTCTGGCATGGGCACACTGCTTGTCAGCAAAATCCGAGAGGAGTATCCAGATCGCATCATGAACACTTTCAGTGTGGTTCCTTCACCCAAGGTCTCAGACACAGTAGTGGAACCTTACAATGCCACCCTGTCTGTCCACCAACTGGTCGAGAACACAGATGAGACCTTCTGCATTGATAATGAGGCCCTGTATGACATCTGCTTCCGCACACTCAAACTCACCACACCCTGCTACAGTGACCTCAATCATCTTGTCTCAAGCACCATGAGTGGTGTGACCACCTGCCTGCGCTTCCCTGGACAGCTCAATGCTGATCTGAGGAAACTGGCCGTTAACATGGTTCCCTTCCCCAGACTGCACTTCTTCATGCCAGGCTTTGCCCCCCTGACCAGTCGGGGCAGCCAGCAGTACAGAGCATTGACAGTGCCTGAACTCACTCAGCAGATGTTCGATGCCAAGAATATGATGGCTGCTTGTGACCCACGTCATGGGCGCTACCTcacagtggcagccatcttcAGAGGCCGTCTTTCCATGAAGGAGGTGGACGAACAGATGTTGAACATTCAGAACAAGAACAACAGCTACTTTGTGGAGTGGATCCCCAACAACGTTAAGACGGCGGTCTGTGACATCCCTCCCCGTggcctcaaaatgtctgccacCTTCATTGGCAACAGCACAGCCATTCAAGAACTGTTCAGACGCATCTCAGAGCAGTTCACCGCCATGTTCCGCCGTAAGGCCTTCCTCCACTGGTACACAGGCGAGGGTATGGATGAGATGGAGTTCACTGAGGCTGAGAGCAACATGAACGACCTGATTTCTGAGTACCAGCAGTACCAGGACGCCACTGCTGAGGAAGGGGGCGAGTttgaagaggaaggagaagaggagcagGAATAG
- the LOC131476055 gene encoding tubulin beta-4B chain-like, which yields MREIVHLQGGQCGNQIGAKFWEVISDEHGIDPSGTYHGDNDLQLERINVYFNEAAGGKYVPRAVLFDLEPGTMDSVRSGPFGQIFRPDSFVFGQTGAGNNWARGHYTEGAELVDSVLDVVRKESENCDCLQGFQLTHSLGGGTGSGMGTLLVSKIREEYPDRIMNTFSVVPSPKVSDTVVEPYNATLSVHQLVENTDETFCIDNEALYDICFRTLKLTTPCYSDLNHLVSSTMSGVTTCLRFPGQLNADLRKLAVNMVPFPRLHFFMPGFAPLTSRGSQQYRALTVPELTQQMFDAKNMMAACDPRHGRYLTVAAIFRGRLSMKEVDEQMLNIQNKNSSYFVEWIPNNVKTAVCDIPPRGLKMSATFIGNSTAIQELFRRISEQFTAMFRRKAFLHWYTGEGMDEMEFTEAESNMNDLISEYQQYQDATAEEEGEFDEEGEEDME from the coding sequence ATGAGGGAAATCGTACACCTGCAGGGAGGCCAGTGTGGCAACCAAATTGGAGCCAAGTTCTGGGAAGTGATAAGTGACGAACATGGCATTGACCCCTCTGGGACATACCACGGGGACAACGACCTGCAGCTTGAGCGAATAAATGTGTACTTCAACGAGGCAGCAGGTGGGAAGTATGTTCCTCGTGCAGTGCTTTTTGACTTGGAGCCAGGGACGATGGACTCTGTGAGGTCTGGTCCATTTGGCCAGATCTTTAGACCAGACAGTTTCGTCTTTGGCCAGACCGGAGCAGGTAACAACTGGGCTAGAGGTCACTACACAGAGGGAGCTGAGCTGGTGGACTCTGTCTTGGATGTGGTGAGGAAGGAGTCAGAGAACTGCGACTGCCTCCAGGGCTTCCAGCTCACACACTCGCTGGGCGGAGGCACTGGCTCTGGCATGGGCACACTGCTTGTCAGCAAAATCCGAGAGGAGTATCCAGACCGCATTATGAACACTTTCAGTGTGGTTCCTTCACCCAAGGTCTCAGACACAGTAGTGGAACCTTACAACGCCACCCTGTCTGTCCACCAACTGGTCGAGAACACAGATGAGACCTTCTGCATTGATAATGAGGCCCTGTATGACATCTGCTTCCGCACACTCAAGCTCACCACACCCTGCTACAGTGACCTCAATCATCTTGTCTCAAGCACCATGAGTGGTGTGACCACCTGCCTGCGCTTCCCTGGACAGCTCAATGCTGATCTGAGGAAACTGGCCGTTAACATGGTTCCCTTCCCCAGACTGCACTTCTTCATGCCAGGCTTTGCCCCCCTGACCAGTCGGGGCAGCCAGCAGTACAGAGCATTGACAGTGCCTGAACTCACTCAGCAGATGTTCGATGCCAAGAATATGATGGCTGCTTGTGACCCACGTCATGGGCGCTACCTCACAGTTGCAGCCATCTTCAGAGGCCGTCTTTCCATGAAGGAGGTGGACGAACAGATGTTGAACATTCAGAACAAGAACAGCAGCTACTTTGTGGAGTGGATCCCCAATAACGTTAAGACGGCGGTCTGTGACATCCCTCCCCGtggcctcaaaatgtccgccaCCTTCATTGGTAACAGCACAGCCATTCAAGAACTGTTCAGACGCATCTCAGAGCAGTTCACCGCCATGTTCCGCCGCAAGGCCTTCCTCCACTGGTACACAGGCGAGGGTATGGATGAGATGGAGTTCACTGAGGCTGAGAGCAACATGAACGACCTGATTTCTGAGTATCAACAGTACCAGGACGCCACTGCTGAGGAAGAGGGCGAGTTTGATGAGGAAGGGGAAGAGGATATGGAATAG
- the smim22 gene encoding small integral membrane protein 22 isoform X1, with protein MDRTLQDDFENQFNDVISRFESKHFFQSDWDIASFAVFFIFIGMILLLVVLVIIRCCCCCCCCSCDDHKQPRRQKVGVENTALEP; from the exons ATGGACCGGACTCTCCAGGACGACTTTGAGAACCAGTTCAATGACGTGATCTCCAGATTTGAGTCTAAACACTTCTTCCAGTCGGACTGGGACATCGCTTCCTTTGcagtcttcttcatcttcattg gtATGATTCTGCTGCTGGTCGTCCTGGTGAtcatccgctgctgctgctgctgctgctgctgctcctgtgaCGATCACAAG CAGCCTCGGCGGCAGAAGGTTGGTGTGGAGAACACGGCTCTGGAGCCCTGA
- the LOC131476066 gene encoding tubulin beta-4B chain-like has protein sequence MREIVHLQAGQCGNQIGAKFWEVISDEHGIDPSGTYHGDNDLQLERINVYFNEAAGGKYVPRAVLFDLEPGTMDSVRSGPFGQIFRPDSFVFGQTGAGNNWARGHYTEGAELVDSVLDVVRKESENCDCLQGFQLTHSLGGGTGSGMGTLLISKIREEYPDRIMNTFSVVPSPKVSDTVVEPYNATLSVHQLVENTDETFCIDNEALYDICFRTLKLTTPCYSDLNHLVSSTMSGVTTCLRFPGQLNADLRKLAVNMVPFPRLHFFMPGFAPLTSRGSQQYRALTVPELTQQMFDAKNMMAACDPRHGRYLTVAAIFRGRLSMKEVDEQMLNVQNKNSSYFVEWIPNNVKTAVCDIPPRGLKMSATFIGNSTAIQELFRRISEQFTAMFRRKAFLHWYTGEGMDEMEFTEAESNMNDLISEYQQYQDATAEEEGEFDEEGEEDME, from the coding sequence ATGAGGGAAATTGTACACCTGCAGGCAGGCCAGTGTGGCAACCAAATTGGAGCCAAGTTCTGGGAGGTGATAAGTGACGAACATGGCATTGACCCCTCTGGGACATACCACGGGGACAACGACCTGCAACTTGAGCGAATAAATGTGTACTTTAACGAGGCAGCAGGCGGGAAGTATGTTCCTCGTGCAGTGCTTTTTGACTTGGAGCCAGGGACGATGGACTCTGTGAGGTCTGGTCCATTTGGCCAGATCTTTAGACCAGACAGTTTCGTCTTTGGCCAGACTGGAGCAGGTAACAACTGGGCTAGAGGTCACTACACAGAGGGAGCTGAGCTGGTGGACTCTGTCTTGGATGTGGTGAGGAAGGAGTCAGAGAACTGCGACTGCCTCCAGGGCTTCCAGCTCACACACTCGCTGGGCGGAGGCACTGGCTCTGGCATGGGCACACTGCTCATCAGCAAAATCCGAGAGGAGTATCCAGATCGCATCATGAACACTTTCAGTGTGGTTCCTTCACCCAAGGTCTCAGACACAGTAGTGGAGCCTTACAATGCCACCCTGTCTGTCCACCAACTGGTCGAGAACACAGATGAGACCTTCTGCATTGATAATGAGGCCCTGTATGACATCTGCTTCCGCACACTCAAACTCACCACACCCTGCTACAGTGACCTCAATCATCTTGTCTCAAGCACCATGAGTGGTGTGACCACCTGCCTGCGCTTCCCTGGACAGCTCAATGCTGATCTGAGGAAACTGGCCGTTAACATGGTTCCCTTCCCCAGACTGCACTTCTTCATGCCAGGCTTTGCCCCCCTGACCAGTCGGGGCAGCCAGCAGTACAGAGCATTGACAGTGCCTGAACTCACTCAGCAGATGTTCGATGCCAAGAATATGATGGCTGCTTGTGACCCACGTCATGGGCGCTACCTcacagtggcagccatcttcAGAGGCCGTCTTTCCATGAAGGAGGTGGACGAACAGATGTTGAACGTGCAGAACAAGAACAGCAGCTACTTTGTGGAGTGGATCCCCAACAACGTTAAGACGGCGGTCTGTGACATCCCTCCCCGtggcctcaaaatgtccgccaCCTTCATTGGCAACAGCACAGCCATTCAAGAACTGTTCAGACGCATCTCAGAGCAGTTCACCGCCATGTTCCGCCGTAAGGCCTTCCTCCACTGGTACACAGGCGAGGGTATGGATGAGATGGAGTTCACTGAGGCTGAGAGCAACATGAACGACCTGATTTCTGAGTACCAGCAGTACCAGGACGCAACTGCTGAGGAAGAGGGCGAGTTTGATGAGGAAGGGGAAGAGGATATGGAGTAG
- the smim22 gene encoding small integral membrane protein 22 isoform X2, producing MDRTLQDDFENQFNDVISRFESKHFFQSDWDIASFAVFFIFIGMILLLVVLVIIRCCCCCCCCSCDDHKPRRQKVGVENTALEP from the exons ATGGACCGGACTCTCCAGGACGACTTTGAGAACCAGTTCAATGACGTGATCTCCAGATTTGAGTCTAAACACTTCTTCCAGTCGGACTGGGACATCGCTTCCTTTGcagtcttcttcatcttcattg gtATGATTCTGCTGCTGGTCGTCCTGGTGAtcatccgctgctgctgctgctgctgctgctgctcctgtgaCGATCACAAG CCTCGGCGGCAGAAGGTTGGTGTGGAGAACACGGCTCTGGAGCCCTGA